The following proteins are encoded in a genomic region of Rhizobium sp. ZPR4:
- a CDS encoding SMP-30/gluconolactonase/LRE family protein, which produces MPNDVSSIYEIYDTRFRNLVVPSAGLEELYSDCRWAEGPVWFADAGCLIWSDIPNERMLRWVPGGHVSVFRAPSNFANGNTRDRQGRLVSCEHGTRRVTRTEIDGSITVLADSYKGKRLNSPNDVVVRSDGTVWFTDPTYGILSNYEGYKAEPEQPTRNVYRLDPSTGELDVVADDFCQPNGLAFSPDETKLYVADSAASHDVSAPRHIRVFDVVDGKKLANGQVFCNIDTGIPDGFRADVEGNIWTSAGDGVHCFAPDGSLIGKIKIPQTVANLTFGGAKRNQLFIAATRSLYRVYTTATGVQAP; this is translated from the coding sequence ATGCCAAACGACGTCTCGTCCATTTACGAAATCTACGACACGCGCTTCCGCAATCTGGTCGTTCCAAGCGCTGGCTTGGAAGAGCTTTATTCGGATTGCCGCTGGGCAGAGGGGCCGGTATGGTTTGCCGACGCCGGATGCCTGATCTGGAGCGACATTCCCAACGAGCGCATGCTGCGCTGGGTGCCGGGCGGCCATGTCTCCGTCTTCCGCGCGCCGTCGAATTTCGCCAATGGCAATACGCGCGACCGCCAAGGGCGGCTCGTGTCGTGCGAACACGGCACCCGCCGGGTGACGCGTACCGAGATCGACGGCTCCATCACCGTTCTTGCTGATAGCTATAAGGGCAAGCGGTTGAATTCACCCAATGACGTGGTCGTTCGCTCGGATGGAACGGTCTGGTTTACCGACCCCACTTACGGCATTCTCTCGAATTACGAGGGTTACAAGGCAGAGCCGGAGCAGCCGACCCGCAATGTCTACCGGCTCGATCCGTCGACGGGGGAGCTGGATGTCGTGGCGGATGATTTCTGCCAGCCGAACGGCTTGGCCTTCTCGCCGGACGAAACGAAACTTTACGTTGCTGATTCAGCGGCAAGCCACGACGTCAGCGCCCCAAGGCACATTCGCGTCTTCGACGTCGTGGATGGCAAGAAACTCGCAAACGGCCAGGTCTTCTGCAACATCGACACCGGCATTCCGGACGGTTTCCGAGCTGACGTCGAAGGCAATATCTGGACAAGCGCTGGCGACGGCGTTCATTGTTTCGCGCCGGACGGCAGTTTGATCGGCAAGATCAAGATACCGCAGACGGTCGCCAACCTCACTTTTGGGGGCGCGAAGCGAAACCAGCTGTTCATAGCCGCCACGCGATCGCTTTATCGAGTGTATACGACTGCGACCGGGGTACAGGCACCCTAG
- a CDS encoding cellulose synthase, with protein MKSTLIMAFMAVAVAGFTLATKDHDSPEDKIKLAKSARLEPQTMLAADNSSAGGSGQPVDLQALADHIQAAAPSAVLSDTPSKPANTTAADSIAQASPQPQSTQPSTSQQTNPTQAADNQPKVDESALRYFASRGDKARLQAEISRLQTLYPNWMPPADPLAIPQNSDKQLEAMWQLYSEGRYAEVRKAIADRQAAESGWQPPADLLERLDIAEARTRLVNASDLKQYQTVIDIGARTPSLLTCSDIDVLWRVAEAFIRTDRAARGQDAYKYILKACTNPQERLATIQKAAALLPYQSMQDLLSLEKPDGNGGREFDSIRTDLARRFVAQGNDDPKLTVSQDYLSQVERVARSQGLASDDSLLGWYYLRRSDYPDAEQWFKAAHEKEDSATISQGLALVLIADHKPQEAEDAMYKWRNESKDAMATYLAATANLMALQPPANLSEDVLARIAAEVVKQKYVPTAQQLGWFARSMNQPQAAARWFETALRWKPDDEPSAYGLAITRNQLNDRVGVAEVQRLWAGRSQRIAVLGEPTPRTTASEPLPSPNQTMQPAPQTLPQTTMQQGALQNVPPMVSQVAPQLPVTQPYVNTQPPVQPVAPARRPPASNYAEPETRARVATRSTRQPAGCNATVNAELLTPGNALSRGWCLMNLNRPMEAVEAFGAALNNTDPKSREEAAYGQSLAYLRAGLANDAAVAATKAPMNHQRAAELQVAILADRALSAFEGKRYHETLLYLDQRAQLQQERVDLMVLRGYCYLNLKMYDDAERIFTAVAATGSRDGSRGLRDLQLTLHPQPGDY; from the coding sequence ATAAAATCCACCTTGATCATGGCTTTCATGGCCGTCGCCGTGGCGGGGTTTACGCTCGCGACGAAGGATCACGATTCGCCGGAAGACAAGATCAAGCTGGCAAAGTCGGCACGCCTCGAACCGCAGACGATGCTTGCCGCCGATAACAGCTCGGCCGGCGGCTCCGGACAGCCCGTCGACTTGCAGGCGCTCGCCGATCATATACAAGCGGCTGCGCCGTCGGCGGTTCTCTCCGACACCCCTTCCAAGCCGGCAAATACGACTGCTGCGGATTCGATCGCCCAAGCCTCGCCACAGCCGCAATCAACGCAGCCATCGACGTCGCAACAGACCAACCCGACACAAGCTGCGGATAACCAGCCGAAGGTCGATGAAAGCGCATTGCGTTATTTTGCAAGCCGTGGCGACAAGGCGCGGCTCCAGGCGGAAATCTCCCGCCTGCAGACGCTCTATCCGAACTGGATGCCGCCGGCCGATCCGCTGGCCATTCCGCAAAACAGCGACAAGCAGCTCGAAGCTATGTGGCAGCTCTATTCCGAGGGCCGTTATGCCGAAGTGCGCAAGGCCATTGCCGACCGCCAGGCCGCCGAATCCGGATGGCAGCCGCCCGCCGATCTGCTGGAGCGCCTCGATATCGCAGAGGCACGCACGCGGCTCGTCAATGCTTCCGATCTGAAGCAATATCAGACTGTAATCGACATCGGCGCGAGGACGCCGAGCCTGCTGACCTGCAGCGATATCGACGTTCTCTGGCGCGTCGCCGAAGCCTTCATCCGCACCGATCGTGCAGCCCGCGGCCAAGATGCCTACAAATATATCCTGAAGGCCTGCACCAATCCGCAGGAGAGACTTGCGACCATCCAGAAGGCCGCCGCCCTTCTACCCTATCAATCGATGCAGGATCTCTTGTCCCTGGAAAAGCCAGACGGCAATGGCGGGCGCGAATTCGACAGCATCAGGACCGATCTGGCTCGCCGTTTCGTCGCCCAGGGCAATGACGATCCCAAGCTGACGGTATCCCAGGACTATCTGTCTCAGGTCGAGCGCGTCGCCCGCAGCCAAGGTCTTGCATCCGATGATTCGCTGCTCGGCTGGTACTATCTGCGCCGCAGCGATTATCCCGACGCCGAGCAATGGTTCAAGGCCGCGCATGAGAAGGAAGATTCGGCAACGATCTCGCAAGGTCTTGCCCTGGTGCTGATTGCCGACCACAAACCGCAGGAAGCCGAAGACGCCATGTATAAGTGGCGCAATGAATCCAAGGACGCGATGGCGACCTACCTTGCGGCAACCGCCAATCTGATGGCACTGCAACCACCGGCCAACCTCAGTGAAGATGTTCTCGCTCGTATCGCCGCGGAAGTCGTAAAGCAGAAATATGTCCCAACGGCCCAGCAGCTCGGATGGTTTGCGCGTTCTATGAACCAGCCGCAAGCTGCCGCACGCTGGTTCGAGACGGCTCTGCGCTGGAAACCCGACGATGAGCCTTCCGCCTATGGCCTTGCCATTACACGCAATCAGTTGAACGACCGTGTGGGCGTCGCCGAAGTTCAGAGACTGTGGGCCGGTCGCTCCCAACGTATCGCCGTGCTCGGCGAGCCGACACCGCGCACGACGGCATCAGAACCGCTGCCGTCCCCCAATCAGACCATGCAGCCTGCGCCCCAGACCTTACCCCAAACAACGATGCAGCAAGGCGCGTTGCAGAATGTGCCGCCGATGGTCTCTCAGGTAGCGCCCCAGCTTCCGGTAACTCAGCCCTACGTCAATACGCAGCCCCCCGTGCAGCCGGTAGCTCCTGCCCGCCGTCCTCCTGCCTCGAATTATGCTGAACCGGAGACCCGTGCCCGGGTGGCCACCCGCTCGACACGGCAGCCGGCAGGATGCAATGCCACCGTCAACGCGGAGCTGTTGACGCCCGGCAATGCTCTTTCCCGCGGCTGGTGCCTGATGAACCTCAATCGGCCGATGGAGGCGGTGGAAGCCTTCGGTGCCGCCTTGAACAACACGGATCCAAAATCGCGCGAAGAGGCGGCCTATGGACAGAGCCTCGCCTATCTGCGGGCCGGTCTTGCCAATGATGCGGCCGTCGCTGCGACCAAGGCACCGATGAACCATCAGCGCGCCGCCGAATTGCAGGTCGCCATACTGGCCGACCGCGCACTCTCCGCCTTCGAGGGCAAGCGCTATCACGAGACGTTGCTCTATCTAGACCAGCGCGCGCAGCTGCAGCAGGAGCGCGTCGACCTAATGGTGCTGCGCGGATATTGCTATCTCAATCTCAAAATGTACGACGACGCCGAGCGCATCTTCACCGCTGTCGCCGCAACCGGCAGCCGCGACGGCAGCCGTGGTTTGCGCGACCTCCAGCTTACGCTACATCCCCAGCCCGGGGATTATTGA
- a CDS encoding glycosyl hydrolase family 8 → MKLRRLVLAICSAAILAAAQPAAAQHAAIDPQAWTAYKAKFLDVNGRIIDNGNGGISHSEGQGYGMLLAYLANNPADFEQIWYFTRTELLLRDDGLAVWKWDPAVTPHVTDTNNASDGDLLIAYALALAGSAWNNKDYLQAAASMAKSILSHVVISAAGRTLLIPGVEGYRPPGRKDGPIINPSYWVFEAIPVMALLVPSDRWQKLSDDGLALLHSLQFGPRQLPADWVSLKAKPEPASGFEAEFGYNAVRIPLYLVRAGIDDKALLSRLRQGMTVDEDEPATIDLATGKPKDLLPDPGYRIVNDVVACVVSGTKLPASVRQFAPSLYYPATLQLLSLAFVTEKHPECL, encoded by the coding sequence ATGAAACTCCGGCGCCTTGTTCTTGCGATCTGCAGCGCTGCCATCCTGGCGGCAGCACAACCGGCTGCCGCTCAACACGCGGCAATCGATCCGCAGGCATGGACTGCCTATAAGGCGAAATTCCTCGATGTGAATGGACGCATCATCGATAACGGCAATGGCGGCATCAGCCACAGCGAGGGGCAAGGCTATGGTATGCTGCTCGCCTACCTCGCCAATAATCCGGCCGATTTCGAACAGATCTGGTACTTTACCCGTACGGAGCTGCTGCTGCGTGACGACGGCCTTGCCGTATGGAAATGGGATCCGGCCGTCACCCCGCATGTGACGGACACGAACAATGCTTCCGACGGCGATCTGTTGATTGCCTATGCGCTGGCCTTGGCGGGATCGGCCTGGAACAACAAGGATTATCTGCAGGCGGCTGCGAGCATGGCCAAGTCGATCCTGTCCCATGTCGTCATCAGCGCCGCAGGGCGGACGCTGCTCATTCCCGGAGTCGAGGGTTACCGGCCTCCCGGGCGCAAGGATGGACCGATCATCAATCCATCCTATTGGGTCTTCGAAGCGATTCCCGTCATGGCGCTGCTGGTGCCTTCCGATCGCTGGCAGAAGCTCAGCGACGACGGCCTCGCCCTGCTGCACTCCTTGCAATTTGGCCCGCGCCAGCTTCCGGCCGATTGGGTAAGCCTGAAGGCGAAGCCAGAACCCGCCAGCGGCTTCGAGGCGGAATTCGGCTATAACGCCGTCAGAATCCCCCTTTACCTGGTGCGCGCCGGGATCGACGACAAGGCGCTGCTTTCACGTCTGCGGCAGGGCATGACCGTCGATGAAGATGAGCCAGCAACGATCGATCTGGCGACGGGCAAGCCGAAGGATTTGCTTCCAGACCCGGGTTATAGAATTGTTAACGATGTTGTGGCGTGTGTGGTGAGCGGAACGAAACTGCCTGCTTCGGTTCGGCAGTTCGCCCCATCGCTTTACTATCCAGCCACCTTGCAGCTGTTGAGCCTGGCTTTCGTCACGGAGAAACATCCGGAGTGTTTATAA